A single region of the Ruficoccus amylovorans genome encodes:
- a CDS encoding argininosuccinate synthase, which produces MKIVLAYSGGLDTSVLVKWLKEEYNAEIVTFAADVGQQEELDGLEDKAKATGAVKHYTLDLVEEFASDFIYPMMRANAIYEGQYYLGTSIARPLIGKHHIEIARQEGATHVAHGATGKGNDQCRFELTYAALAPEIEIISPWRMDKFRQAFPGRKEMIDWCRQQGVNVEASASKPYSMDRNLLHISYEAGILEDPWFDPTTAENKGMFKLSVSPEDAPDQAEYVELDFEKGDCVAVNGEALSPAGVMLKLNALAGKHGIGRVDLVENRFVGMKSRGVYETPGGTILLHAHKQAESLTLDRDLEHLRDGLIPKYAELVYNGFWYAPEREALQAFIDESQKSVSATVRLKLYKGNVITVGRKSPVSLYDENIASMEGVKSDYNPDDASGFIHLQGLRLRARAKAQGGPRLGDLRK; this is translated from the coding sequence ATGAAGATTGTCCTGGCATACTCAGGCGGGCTTGACACGTCCGTCCTGGTCAAGTGGTTGAAAGAAGAGTACAACGCCGAGATCGTTACCTTCGCGGCCGATGTAGGCCAGCAGGAGGAGCTCGACGGCCTGGAAGACAAGGCCAAGGCCACCGGCGCGGTCAAGCACTACACGCTCGATCTGGTCGAGGAGTTCGCCAGCGACTTTATCTACCCGATGATGCGTGCCAATGCCATCTACGAGGGGCAGTACTACCTGGGCACCTCCATCGCCCGCCCGCTCATCGGCAAACACCACATCGAGATCGCCCGTCAGGAGGGCGCGACCCACGTCGCCCACGGTGCTACCGGCAAGGGTAACGACCAGTGCCGTTTCGAGCTGACCTATGCCGCCCTCGCCCCGGAGATTGAAATCATCTCCCCGTGGCGCATGGACAAGTTCCGTCAAGCCTTCCCGGGCCGCAAGGAAATGATCGACTGGTGCCGCCAGCAGGGCGTCAACGTCGAGGCCAGCGCTTCTAAGCCCTACTCGATGGACCGCAACCTCCTGCACATTTCCTACGAAGCAGGCATCCTTGAAGACCCGTGGTTCGACCCGACCACAGCGGAGAACAAGGGCATGTTCAAACTGTCCGTCTCCCCCGAGGACGCCCCGGACCAGGCCGAGTACGTCGAGCTGGACTTTGAAAAGGGCGACTGCGTGGCCGTCAACGGCGAGGCGCTCTCGCCCGCCGGCGTCATGCTCAAGCTGAACGCCCTCGCGGGCAAGCACGGCATCGGCCGCGTGGACCTGGTGGAAAACCGCTTCGTGGGCATGAAGAGTCGCGGCGTCTATGAGACCCCCGGCGGCACCATCCTGCTGCACGCCCACAAGCAGGCCGAGTCCCTCACGCTGGACCGCGATCTCGAACACCTGCGTGACGGCCTGATCCCGAAGTATGCCGAACTGGTTTATAACGGCTTCTGGTATGCCCCCGAGCGCGAAGCCCTGCAGGCCTTTATCGACGAGTCGCAAAAGAGCGTCAGCGCCACCGTCCGGCTCAAGCTTTACAAGGGCAACGTCATCACCGTGGGCCGCAAGTCCCCGGTCTCGCTCTACGACGAGAACATCGCCTCAATGGAAGGCGTCAAGAGCGACTACAACCCCGACGACGCCAGCGGCTTCATCCACCTCCAAGGCCTGCGCCTGCGCGCCCGTGCCAAGGCCCAGGGCGGCCCCCGCCTCGGTGACCTGCGCAAGTAG
- a CDS encoding Ppx/GppA phosphatase family protein, with translation MRIGVIDIGSNSIKLLVAETGSTLAALYQTTLETRISAGISKDQPVLSQTAIKAATEAVVKLVGEASRFSPESFAIVATSAVRDAVNRKEFVQHIEDATGHRLRVLSGEEEAAYIGRAITTDPALATYPAFTLCDLGGGSMEFIRLENGAITEKVSLQLGAVRLLERFVNDPAAPLPARTAARIADYVRAKVAESGFSGLKNQHTLAATGGAFNVARAVRASWLGRSYTETSSVITVNYLRYLSEELSAATLLERQRIPELPDARADIMPVACVILLTVAELAGTDHFVHSLHNLRYGIAAEAGGA, from the coding sequence ATGAGAATCGGCGTCATCGACATCGGCAGCAACTCGATCAAACTCCTCGTGGCCGAAACCGGCTCCACCCTGGCCGCGCTTTACCAGACTACGCTGGAGACCCGCATCAGCGCAGGCATTAGCAAGGACCAGCCCGTGCTCAGCCAGACCGCCATAAAGGCCGCCACCGAGGCCGTGGTCAAGCTCGTCGGCGAGGCCAGCCGTTTCTCACCGGAGAGCTTCGCCATCGTCGCCACCAGCGCCGTGCGCGACGCCGTCAACCGCAAGGAATTCGTCCAGCACATTGAGGACGCCACCGGCCACCGCCTGCGTGTGCTCAGCGGCGAGGAAGAGGCCGCCTACATCGGCCGCGCCATCACCACCGACCCCGCGCTGGCCACCTACCCGGCCTTTACCCTCTGCGACCTCGGCGGCGGCAGCATGGAGTTCATCCGGCTGGAGAACGGCGCCATCACCGAAAAAGTCAGCCTCCAACTCGGCGCGGTCCGCCTGCTGGAGCGCTTTGTCAACGATCCCGCCGCCCCCCTGCCCGCCCGCACCGCCGCCCGCATCGCCGATTACGTACGCGCCAAGGTGGCCGAGTCCGGTTTCTCCGGCCTGAAAAACCAGCACACGCTGGCCGCCACCGGCGGGGCCTTCAACGTGGCCCGGGCCGTGCGCGCTTCCTGGCTGGGGCGCAGCTACACCGAGACGTCCTCTGTCATAACCGTGAATTACCTGCGCTACCTCAGCGAGGAACTCAGCGCCGCCACCTTGCTGGAGCGCCAACGCATCCCCGAACTCCCCGACGCCCGCGCCGACATCATGCCCGTGGCCTGCGTCATCCTCCTGACCGTGGCCGAACTCGCCGGGACCGACCACTTCGTCCACTCCCTGCACAACCTGCGCTACGGCATCGCCGCCGAGGCGGGTGGTGCGTGA
- the rsmI gene encoding 16S rRNA (cytidine(1402)-2'-O)-methyltransferase: MTQDNPDGQAPATPEAALYVIGTPIGNLGDLSRRATELLCACDWIACEDTRKTGQLLARIGSTRPTLSCHEHNEQARASELADKVAAGQSVAVVSDAGTPAISDPGFRAVRECRRRGLPVVPVPGPSAVIAALSASGLPTNGFLYVGFLPPKSAARRRFLEEHKDFPYTLALYESSHRIDKFAAEMVDVLGPERVVCLAREVTKLHETFLVGGAESVAARLTGHNLKGEFTVLIAPRDYVL, from the coding sequence ATGACTCAGGACAATCCAGACGGGCAAGCCCCGGCCACCCCTGAAGCGGCGCTTTACGTAATCGGCACTCCCATCGGTAACCTCGGCGACCTGAGCCGCCGCGCCACCGAACTGCTGTGCGCCTGCGACTGGATCGCCTGCGAGGACACCCGCAAGACCGGCCAGCTTTTGGCACGCATTGGCAGCACCCGCCCCACCCTGTCCTGCCATGAGCACAACGAACAGGCCCGCGCCTCGGAACTGGCCGACAAGGTCGCCGCTGGGCAGTCCGTGGCCGTCGTCTCGGATGCGGGCACGCCCGCCATTTCCGACCCCGGCTTCCGCGCCGTGCGTGAGTGCCGCCGCCGGGGGCTTCCCGTCGTCCCCGTGCCCGGCCCGAGCGCGGTCATCGCCGCCCTCAGCGCCTCCGGCCTACCCACCAACGGCTTTCTCTACGTCGGCTTCCTCCCGCCCAAAAGCGCCGCTCGCCGCCGCTTTCTGGAGGAACATAAGGACTTCCCCTACACGCTCGCGCTTTACGAGTCCTCGCACCGGATTGACAAGTTCGCCGCCGAAATGGTGGACGTGCTCGGCCCGGAGCGCGTCGTCTGCCTGGCCCGCGAAGTGACCAAGCTCCACGAGACCTTCCTCGTCGGCGGGGCGGAAAGTGTTGCCGCCCGGCTCACCGGCCATAACCTCAAAGGCGAATTCACCGTGCTGATCGCGCCCCGCGATTACGTGCTGTGA
- a CDS encoding glucose-6-phosphate isomerase — MSWNRFKEYCLNIPSLDLSLDVSRVDFPDTYLAEMQPKIAKAIADMEALEGGAIANPDENRMVGHYWLRNAAIAPDAAITDEITKTRARIKDFAKKVHAGEIAGQDGPFKNILCIGIGGSALGPQFVSQALGHPASDPVKVYFFDNTDPDGFDIVLSQLKGQLGQTLAIVTTKSGGTPETRNGMVEAQAAWKAAGLDFAKHAVAITGEGSKMDKVAVSEGWIERFPMWDWVGGRTSELAAVGLVPAALNGIDIDGMLDGAAAMDEVTRNKDFRQNPAAMLALMWYRLTGGKGARDMVILPYKERLSLFAKYLQQLVMESLGKEKDLDGNVVHQGIAVYGNKGSTDQHAYVQQLRDGVPNFYATFIEVLKSRAGDSIAVEGEHTAGDFLQGFLLGTRDALYDNGRNSITITVKEVTPFTVGMLIALYERAVGYYGTLVNINAYHQPGVEAGKKAAASTLELRQAILDGLRAAKGESFTAESLAKKIGREPQTELIYKILENLAANPAKGVQKSAGQAFCDNQYSCV; from the coding sequence ATGAGCTGGAACCGCTTTAAAGAATACTGCCTGAACATTCCTTCCCTGGACCTGTCGCTGGACGTCAGCCGCGTCGATTTCCCCGACACCTACCTGGCGGAAATGCAGCCGAAGATCGCCAAGGCCATCGCGGACATGGAGGCCCTCGAAGGCGGCGCCATCGCTAATCCCGACGAAAACCGCATGGTCGGCCACTACTGGCTGCGCAATGCCGCCATCGCCCCCGATGCGGCCATCACCGACGAGATCACCAAGACCCGCGCCCGCATCAAGGACTTCGCGAAAAAAGTCCACGCCGGAGAAATTGCCGGTCAGGACGGTCCCTTTAAAAACATCCTCTGCATCGGCATCGGCGGCTCCGCCCTCGGCCCTCAGTTCGTCTCCCAGGCGCTCGGCCACCCCGCCTCCGACCCGGTCAAGGTCTACTTCTTTGACAACACGGACCCCGACGGCTTCGACATCGTGCTGAGCCAGCTCAAGGGCCAACTCGGCCAGACCCTCGCCATCGTCACCACCAAGTCCGGCGGCACCCCCGAAACCCGCAACGGCATGGTCGAGGCGCAGGCCGCCTGGAAGGCCGCCGGCCTGGACTTCGCCAAGCACGCCGTCGCCATCACCGGCGAAGGCAGCAAGATGGACAAGGTCGCCGTCTCCGAAGGCTGGATCGAGCGTTTCCCGATGTGGGACTGGGTCGGCGGGCGCACCAGTGAGCTTGCCGCCGTGGGCCTCGTCCCCGCCGCGCTCAACGGCATCGACATCGACGGCATGCTCGACGGCGCCGCCGCCATGGACGAAGTCACCCGCAACAAGGACTTCCGCCAGAACCCCGCCGCCATGCTCGCCCTCATGTGGTACCGCCTCACCGGCGGCAAGGGCGCCAGGGACATGGTCATCCTCCCCTACAAGGAGCGCCTCTCCCTCTTCGCCAAGTACCTCCAGCAGCTCGTCATGGAGTCTCTGGGCAAGGAAAAGGACCTCGACGGCAACGTCGTCCATCAGGGTATCGCCGTTTACGGCAACAAGGGTTCGACCGACCAGCACGCCTACGTGCAGCAGCTCCGCGACGGGGTGCCGAACTTCTACGCCACCTTCATCGAAGTGCTCAAGTCCCGCGCGGGCGACTCCATCGCCGTCGAAGGCGAGCACACCGCCGGAGACTTCCTTCAGGGCTTCCTGCTGGGCACCCGCGACGCGCTTTATGATAACGGCCGCAACTCCATCACCATCACGGTGAAGGAAGTCACGCCCTTCACGGTCGGCATGCTGATCGCCCTGTACGAGCGCGCAGTCGGCTACTACGGCACGCTGGTCAACATCAACGCCTACCACCAGCCCGGCGTCGAAGCGGGCAAAAAAGCCGCCGCCAGCACCCTGGAACTGCGCCAGGCTATCCTCGACGGCCTCCGGGCCGCCAAGGGCGAGAGCTTCACCGCCGAGTCGCTGGCCAAGAAAATAGGGCGCGAACCCCAGACCGAACTGATATACAAAATCCTTGAGAACCTGGCCGCAAACCCCGCCAAGGGCGTTCAAAAAAGTGCTGGCCAAGCGTTCTGCGACAATCAATATTCCTGCGTTTAG